Genomic window (Arachis hypogaea cultivar Tifrunner chromosome 13, arahy.Tifrunner.gnm2.J5K5, whole genome shotgun sequence):
ATTTTAGTGTATGATCACTTTAGTATGTTCAATGCACTGTTAATTGATTCAAACTtgcttttatttgattaattaataattttccaTAGTAAAAATTATAACGAATTCAGTCATAAGCAATATAGCTGTAACATATTCTAATTCAATAGTCTTCTTGCCTTGCAGCTGCTTGATGAAAGTCCCAGCAATGGAAAAGAAACTAGTCTCTCTTGTCTATCCCCAGATCCTTGTTTTCCTCCTCATCAAATCTCTGTTACTGTTGGATTCAGTGGTAGCAGAACCAAGGGCCAAAACAGTTGAAGTAACATGTGGCCATCAACTAGAGCACAACACTACCATCTTTGTTCCAAATTTCATTGCAACCATGGAGAAGATAAGCCAACAAATGCGCAGTACCGGCTACGGCACAGCAGTTACAGGGACAGGACCAGACATAAACTATGGCCTGGCACAGTGCTATGGAGATCTTTCACTTCTTGATTGTGTGTTATGTTATGCTGAGGCACGCACGGTTCTTCCTAAATGCTTCCCATACAATGGTGGCCGCATATTTCTTGATGGATGCTTCATGAGGTCTGAAAATTATAGCTTCTTTGATGAGTATGCAGGGCCAGGGGACAAGGCTGTTTGTGGCAACAAAACTAGGAAGAACTCGAGTTTTCAAGCGGCCGCGAAGCAGGCGGTTTTGGAAGTAGTTCAAGCTGCACCAAACAGCAAAGGATACTATGCAAGAGGGAAGGTCGATGTTTCTGGAAGGGTAAATGAATCTGCTTATGTTTTGGCTAATTGTTGGAAGAGTTTGAACAGTAGTTCTTGCAAAGCATGTCTTGAGAATGCTTCTAAATCTGTGTTGAAATGCTTGCCTTCTTCAGAAGGTAGAGCACTGAACACTGGCTGCTTCATGAGGTATTCTAACACAGATTTTCTTAACAAGGAGCAGAATAATGGAAGATCAAGAGGTAATGAATTCTTTTTTCTGCTATGGAACAGCATAATTGATACATTTATTTCGagcaaaatacacaaaaaaactCCACTTTCTCAAGGAATTCATAATAAGACTATTCTTTTACAATTAATTAGAATGACTAGAATTGATTTTCGATCGAGGTTTAGCCGTTGTCTATATTCATAAGTAATAAACAGTTAACTAATTCTATCTAATGTTATCTAATCCTATTGTGCTACCTAATTTCAATTGTCCCTAATGGACCAACATGCTAAAGGCTAAAATTATCTTGTCTCAATTATTGCATATCATGATGAATTGGTGTTACTCTTCTAATGTTGTGAGAAACTTATTTTGTACCTGATaaagataaatatttatattcCTGAGTAGTTCATTTTGCTGGTTTATGCAGGTACTCTTATAGTGATAGTGGTTGCAGTAGTTAGTGCAGTGATTGTTTTGGTAGTTGGAATAGCTATTGGGGTCTATATAAGGAAAGATAGATAcattcaaagaaaaagaagaggtaactgacttattcattttctttaaagaatgttcaaaaaacagaaaacaacAACGTTCCAAATCCTCCAAGGGATACAAAGCTGAATTTGCTCTTACCATGTATTCATAAGTTATTGAGGATTCACAAATTTTGTTTAGTATCTAAACTGCTCTTCTCCTTTTCTAGGTTCAAATGATGCAGAGAAGTTGGCTAAGACACTTCACCGCAACAGCTTGAATTTCAAGTACTCTACACTGGAGAAGGCTTCCAACTCCTTCAACGAAGCGAACAAGCTTGGACAGGGAGGATTTGGATCGGTTTATAGAGTAAATTCTCTTCCACATAACACCTACTTCCCCTCCCCCACCATTTTGCATATCAAAACCACTCTTACAAATCCATGTTGCAGGGTGTTCTGCCTGATGGAAGAGAAATTGCCATCAAGAGGTTGTACTTCAACAACAGGCATAGAGCAGCAGATTTCTACAATGAAGTCAACATAATTAGTAGCGTGGAGCACAAGAATCTAGTGAGGTTGTTAGGATGCAGCTGTTCTGGACCCGAAAGCTTGCTCGTATATGAATTTCTACCGAACAAAAgtcttgatcaatttatttttgGTAACTACTAAACTATGGTTTTAAAAATGCCTCCATTTATAACAAGTGTCATAAAATATTATCCCAATCTCTTGTTTTAGATAGAGTCAAGGGAAGAGAACTAAACTGGGAGAAGAGATATGATATTATCATTGGGACAGCTGAAGGATTGGTTTACCTGCATGAGAATTCAAAAACTAGGATAATTCATAGAGATATAAAAGCCAGCAACATCTTACTGGATGCTAAACTTCGCGCCAAAATTGCTGATTTCGGACTGGCCAGGTCCTTTCAAGAAGATAAGAGTCACATTAGCACGGCTATAGCCGGAACTCTGTAAGCATCTCTTACCAATCAATGCATCCATTGATTCACAACCCTTAACAATATATATAGCattgaaaagtttgaacaaaatcCAAGACCTATTAATATGTGTGGATCATATCTGAAAGGGTAAACTGCAGTAAATGCTATAGTTTGGTTTCAGTGAATGTTAAGTGTAATTTAACCTATTGAGAACATTGTGGAATACTCATTTTCTTAAGTGGTGTTGCAGGGGTTACATGGCTCCAGAGTACCTAGCTCATGGTCAGTTAACAGAAAAGGCAGATGTATATAGTTTTGGAGTGTTAGTCTTAGAAATAGTTACTGGGAGACAGAATAACAGAAGCAAATCAACAGAATACTCAGACAGCATAGTTATACTGGTAACTATTTTCTAGAATATCTAATGAGCCAAGACTGCATGTGCATAATGAACTAACTTTTGTTTCTTCCATTGATCCAATTTAATATCTTGTAATAAAATCAGACATGGAGGCATTTCCAATCAGGGACAGCAGAAGAGCTATTTGATCCAAATCTAGTTTCAGATGACAACAACAATGTTAATAAGAAGGATGAGATTTTAAGAGTGGTGCACATAGGACTTCTATGCACACAAGAGAACCCTTCCTTGAGGCCAACCATGTCAAGGGCACTACAGATGCTAACAAAGAAGGAAGAGAATCTTGCACGTCCCTCTAATCCACCCTTCACAGATGAGAACACAATGGAACTCAATGACACTGTTGATAACCCATTTCGCCCTCTAAATAATGCAACATATTCATCAGAGGCTACTATGTCCCATAGTTCTTTCTATGCAAGGTGATCACCGAAGAGAATTAAAGCACAGAACAGCAGTTACTTTAGTCCAAAGCTTGGATTCTATTGGTGACATGATGAAAAAAATGTTGCTATCACACAAAAAGAAGCGTTGATCGATAGGAAAATTAGATGCTTGTAAGCCACAAGCCCACAAGAATATTAAATGTACACTGTACACCTTTAATTTACAACTACTCACTCAGGAACAACAAGCGATGAGTTTCTTTCTCACACTTCATCCAGAGCATCTCCTATTTGAAATTTCTCAAGTCTCCAATTTTTGGTTCAATTGATCAATTCACATAAAGAATAATTCCACATTAGTTTTTTGTCATAAAACTTTTAGaggaatcatatgggatatcaaaatttattatttttgttattaattaactaacaatatttaaaaatatgggtTAAAGTATGTTATTAGATTACTAGATCAAAAGAATTGGATTAATGGTTAAAaatatgactaaaaataataaattttggtaGCCTTCTAATATTTCTCAAACTTTAATAAGaactaaaaaatattctttttttttctccaatAAAAAAAACAACCTATTATCCCTATTATAATATCATATatttacttaattaaaaaaaataaattaatatagttattaattttcataatgttttatattttatttaaaatttggttttgagaaaaaaatgaatataattttataataatattattaaaatttaaaattaaaaaataattcataattaaaaatatctcaaaattttaaattaataaagaaatacataaaaaattatgttgttaggccttttttcttttttttttttttttagtttgcctTGTGctaaagttatttatttttattgaattttagaCATTTTAATACCTGATGTAtcacaaaattatttatattaaaaatttaaacttataaaagataataataatgataataataataattaaaaaatgtaaaatagtATTTTTAGTCCTATAAACTATACTCCCCAGATTTTTTAATCGTGACATGTAAATGTTGATTCGTTTTTTAGGATACTTAGGTAgtatttgttttagtttttggTGTTCACAGACTACAACTAAGATTTTAGGCTCAAGACAAAAAATTTTAGTCCCAAAACAGGACGGACCTAGAGGGGCGAGTAGTGGCCTCGGCTCCGAAAATGTTaagaaattatatttatatatgagatatgtgtttaaaaaataaaaaaattattatagaatttaatagttttatatgtattattttttactatgtgATGAATTTATGTTTTAGTTGTTtaattcattaatattttttacttaactaatttaatatcatatccTACTTTCAAGTTTTTGTaccttttaaattagtttttatataataatctctatatttatttttaaaaaaatcatttatttttatattaatatatttaatatttatattattatattaataatgacttacatagttatattttggtaatcacattatgtactttagatattagtttcttgtaaaaaatactcatttttattttaaatttatgttgttaaaaaaaatttataaagataTCTTATATCTTGTATTCTATAAAGGTAATGtgtcttttaaataatttataatttataattttttttcaaattttttaaaatttttaaaagaattaattttaattaataagatatgtgataatttttaactaaacacgctataaattattggtattttataattttataatgtattattgatatttttatattttttatgtaattatcatattaaaaataacattatgaaaaaaaattatatatatatatatatatatatatatatatataaatcttttaaaaaactagctctaataactatatgttaattatttttatggaatgaaaaaaattatctaaaattcgaCCCCTCCATATTGaaatttctggatccgtccctgtCCCTAAAgtagcatttgttttgaggtactgagatagAGATTGGGAGACTGAGactcaatatcatgtttgttggtttcgCTACTAAAATTTATGTCTCTGTCcccaaaatttcaatatttcagtacCTCTAAAAAGTGAGGAGACagaggactaaaatttttagaaatgaagactgaaactttaataacattttatacttaaaatactttcatttcaattaattaatttcaattttaccttttgtacaaattaaattagaatttcattcttgtttcaatttctgtctcccactttgcaccaaacatactaagatttatttcaatctgtctcttagtctctgtttctcagtctcagtctttccgtctcagTCTCTCTACCAAATGCTACCTATTTTTAACATTTCCGTTTAGTTAACTAaggtattttaataaatattcttatttcatttccatatttattttaaatcaaacaaGATACTAATTAGTAATTAAGACATAATTCACTTATGTAATCATCAAACATAATGTAAAGACTTTAGTCTCACTCTCTTAAATCCTAATATGTATCTCTTAATTTCACTTCTAAAAGCAGTCTTGGAGTCTGATAAGTCctgtatataactatatatatattgcaaAGCACAAAATTAACCATAATATAAAGGGCAATTTACGCATCTAAATTGTTTGACCCTCAATattacgcaaatacattgtttccaaatttaatacgcaaatgcattgtttcactattttatgtaaaccgctactggcagtagtgGTTTACAGgtgtgcataaaccgctacaaccagccgcggtttatgtgtgtgagtgtgtgagtgtaaaccgctgctgccagcagcggtttacgtgcgtgtgtgtgagtgtaaaccgctactggcagtagcggtttacgtgcatgtgtgtgtgagtgtaaaccgctactgccagtagcggtttacgtgtatgtgtatactatttaaataatattataaataaaaaatttaatttatcatttcacaatataatttaaaaaatataaatatgcatgtaataaattttttatttgtatttattattaaaatgagattaaatagcaaatcaaagagtgagtactcacagagtactaaaatatataaactaagactaaatttttttttatcttcatcccttctaaaactcatgaatgataaaataatttatttttagtaaaaaattcactaaagcatacacttttttttaaaaaattacttcattttttatccatataaatcatatgattgcaaaaaatatatactccattttctttctctcaattttttGTAACTTACTTTAGCGGTTTCTGTGTTCCTCTAGCGGTTTACGTTGATTAGAAAAAATGTTTGTTTATGCTAAATTAAGTtacaaaaaaattgagagaaagaaaacggagtatatattttttgcaatcatatgatttatatggataaaaaatgaagtaatttttaaagaaaaagtgtatgctttagtgaattttttactaaaaataaattattttatcattcatgagttttagaagggatgaagataaaaaaaatttagtcttagtttatatattttagtattctgtgagtactcactctttgatttgctatttaatctcatttaataataaatacaaataaaaaattattacatgcatatttatattttttattttattcatcaaaattatgatgctatcactattatttatctaattaatcaactgtaaaatacaaataatttttattttttggtataagacaacaaagttgcacaaataaaaaaaatcatttagctaGAACCTCAAATGCAAATCAGCAGCAAAGAACACAACCCATTTTCCAAACTCTCCAATCTCCTTTGTatggttgatataaataaaagagaatgaagtgatttttaaagagtaaaatatataatttagtaaacttttggctaaaaataaattattttattatttataaattttaaaagagatgagaataaaaaaaattagtcttgcTTTATATAATTCAATACTTTGAagactatattttttttatttgtaatttggtctcacttctaataataaatacaaataaaaaatttattacatgcatatttatattttttaaattatattgtgaaatgataaattaaattttttatttataatattatttaaatagtacACACAcatacacgtaaaccgctactggcagtagcggtttacactcacacacgcgcacataaaccgctactgccagtagcggtttacactcacatacacacgcacgtaaaccgctgctggcagcagcggtttacactcacacactcacacacataaACCGCGGCTGGTTGTAGCGGTTTATACACatctgtaaaccgctactgccagtagcggtttacataaaatagtgaaacaatgcatttgcgtattaaatttggaaacaatgtatttgcgtaatATTGGGGTCAAACAATTTAGATGCGTAAATTGTCCTAATATAAAAGTTAAGTTCTATGTGTAAGTAACTTTTATAATCTAAAAATACcagattaaaattaactattacaaaagattattcttattatatattatacattTATAGATGAAATATTCTATGGTTATTCATTGTGATAGAATTTTATTTGGACCAATATAATAATATCCTATCGAATTTATTCCAGGTctttaagttttgaaaaaaatatatatattttaatatattattgatAAATTTATATATGGCGTATAAGTTTtttagtagaaaaaaaaaagtgtttaaaatgGATATAATTAAGAGattcttaaaaataaattgtaaagaataagaataaaatatctCAAATGTTTTTAGATGTATTGGCCCATTCCAAATAGACTTAAAAAGATATGCTGGACTACTTGAATGGTCTAATTAATCTCTTTACTCTTCTAGGTTTTAAAACAAGCAACCGGCATAAAGATTCTGAAGTTGACAGGAGAAGgggaagataaaaaataaaaggaaaaggaaaaaagaaacgaTTCTGAAGTCTCAAATCATTCTCAATACTCAAAAAGGGAACAATGTTATTATGTACGGTAAATACGTCAGGTAAGgagtaatccaagcagatccaaCCTTTCGTCACTGTTCCTTGTCATCTACTGACCAAACTAGTAATTTGAATGTGTAAATCCCAAATCTTTATAATAATCATGAACCACGTTATACGAAACAGAAATTCCAAATTACATTTCACAATGTGAGTAGTACTGAGTAGCCATTTATCAAGAATACATGTCACGCAAACAATTTATACTATCATTCCCCATTCTTTTTGTGGGGAATAAGTAAGCATGTCAGAGTCATAAATCCTTAGATCGGCGCTTTCGACATAAATTTACACAagcaataattattaattaattaggaaTATACAGTTGATAATTCACTGAGATCGATCATCCTTCGTAGAAATTAAACTGCATGTTCTCCGAGGGTTTCCAATGACGCTTTCTTTGATTAATAAACCAATTGTTAATTTGCTTCTGATCTAGTCCTGTCGACTTCGCCAGTGCAACCTTATCAGCTTCCTAAGTCATATACAACACCACCACACATTAACATGCAAAATTCAAGGTTGCAtatgtttaattaattatatatttaccgTTGGATAGGGCCATTTGTAGTGTATGTTCCACCACTGAAGGAGAGTTTGCCTAGCGTCTTTGGGTAGCTTgcccctttttttcttctttgagaaCTCAAATTTCAAAGAACTAATGTGACTACCAAACTTGCGTAAGAGCTTATCCTTAAGATCGCGATCTTCAACCCGTGACTGTGATTGTGATTGCCCATCTTGAGTATCAGcatctccaccaccaccaccacttaaataTTCCTCCGATGATGCACCCCCATCATCATCTACAGTGTTATATGAGAATGCAATTTCAATTATTGCTCTTGCTAACAGAAGAACATGAAAAAGGAACCatacattaatttttattaaaacgtGAACCTCACTTAAATCCAGTCGAGTTAATAATAGTAGATAGAGTAGATTAGTATTATTTTCTCTAGTCTTGTGTAGCGAGGGGAAGAGACAAGGGTTTGGAGAGAGCAAAGCACACCTAGGTTGGGAAAGTAAAGGCACCACCCTCAGTCTCAGTCCTCCTCAGTGCCAGGTTCCATCCATTGTCAGATTCTGAAGCTGTTCACCCCCCAACCACACCCACTCGATCTAATTTTGACAGTGACGTAAATCAAACAGTACGGATAAACTATGAACAAAAATAACACGGGTCCTCGCATCCACCAATCCATTCACCAGGACCCTCCACGCATAAACCTTTTCCATTTTCGTGCTTCAGTCAACAACAGCAAATTTTACAGGTGtcctttttcattgcatccaacAAGAATCAATGTAAAAGCTAAGGTATCCATAACTTTGAAGTGTTCCCTTTAGAATTTACTACTAAGTGTAGAAAGAAGTCTTCTGATTAAGTATTACTCATTTAGAATTTCACATGTATCTATCAAGTATCATTCTTGGTTATAGTACAGTACAATTGGAAATAAGAATTCATCGTCACTCTAATCTCATGGTTCTAAATGAATGTTCAACAGGAACTACTCCGATATACTACTAGGAGAAGAGGAAAGACAGGTTAATTGGTGATCATATTCATATATCAAAGAATTAACTGTCAAATTAACCCTAAAAGATAACATGTTCTTTAAATTCATcctttaaatattttatcaattaaattgatcattcaaagattacaaattaattatttttgtccttgtATTATATATGTTGTCATGTCATCAATTATTGATTTAAAATGCTAATGAAATAACGAAAGGAATTAATTTGTAATATTTAAAAGACTAACTTGATTTTATAAAAcctttaaatttaaaaacaacTCATTTTTCAGGACTAATTTATACATTAATCCTGTATCAAAAGATGATACCCTTCATTTCTAGTCTTGACTCTTAATCAATCGTTAAAggatttgaattctctaaattttgaattttacttgaGAGGGTAAAGTATAATcttttaccatttattttataggtggaacACAAAAAAAGCCGTTTAAGAGTGAGAAATCATACTTTACCTTCTcaggtaaaaatttaaaatttagaagatccaaattcgAGTGTATTTGACTTGGCATTTGGAGCTTCAAACTCATGTTTAGTTTTTTTGAAAACTTCACTTTTGAttggctgttttttttttcttctagtcTAACCTATGTTTCACCTAAAGATAGAAATTCAtgtttactttttatttattaattttgtccTTCATTGTTTATTGTTGATACagtgaattttattattttttctttttataattttcattaaTACTCTCATACATATTATTTTTTAGGTGAATGCTATCCTACCCTCTCTAAAGTAACATGTAAGATGTGTCATATTCTAATTGgatatttattttaaactaagTTACTTTAATCTCATGAGAGTTAATAATATCTTTAGAAGATGGTGACGCCTGACAGAAGAAGAACATGAAACACCCGATAAGATGGTGATACTTAGGAGGCACAACAACGATGACAAAGGAGTGGAAAGGAGTAAACGCAattagagagagttggagtacctTTTCTAGAAGAATGATTTGGGAAGAGAAAACAAGACATCCAATAAGACGGTGATACTTGAGAGGCGTAACAACGACGACAAAGGAGTACAATGAAGAGGAGTAAACGTAATTAGAGAGAGTTAGAGTACCTTTTCTAAAAATATGATTTGGGAAGAGAAAACAAAACA
Coding sequences:
- the LOC112733873 gene encoding cysteine-rich receptor-like protein kinase 2 isoform X2, producing MKVPAMEKKLVSLVYPQILVFLLIKSLLLLDSVVAEPRAKTVEVTCGHQLEHNTTIFVPNFIATMEKISQQMRSTGYGTAVTGTGPDINYGLAQCYGDLSLLDCVLCYAEARTVLPKCFPYNGGRIFLDGCFMRSENYSFFDEYAGPGDKAVCGNKTRKNSSFQAAAKQAVLEVVQAAPNSKGYYARGKVDVSGRVNESAYVLANCWKSLNSSSCKACLENASKSVLKCLPSSEGRALNTGCFMRYSNTDFLNKEQNNGRSRGTLIVIVVAVVSAVIVLVVGIAIGVYIRKDRYIQRKRRGSNDAEKLAKTLHRNSLNFKYSTLEKASNSFNEANKLGQGGFGSVYRGVLPDGREIAIKRLYFNNRHRAADFYNEVNIISSVEHKNLVRLLGCSCSGPESLLVYEFLPNKSLDQFIFDRVKGRELNWEKRYDIIIGTAEGLVYLHENSKTRIIHRDIKASNILLDAKLRAKIADFGLARSFQEDKSHISTAIAGTLGYMAPEYLAHGQLTEKADVYSFGVLVLEIVTGRQNNRSKSTEYSDSIVILTWRHFQSGTAEELFDPNLVSDDNNNVNKKDEILRVVHIGLLCTQENPSLRPTMSRALQMLTKKEENLARPSNPPFTDENTMELNDTVDNPFRPLNNATYSSEATMSHSSFYAR
- the LOC112733873 gene encoding cysteine-rich receptor-like protein kinase 2 isoform X1, whose amino-acid sequence is MLTIYPKLWSQMFHLILFHYCYLIIVNHSSSSSVKLAYSLLQKASQKNTQDLHFQLKRLKFLESISHTLISCLMKVPAMEKKLVSLVYPQILVFLLIKSLLLLDSVVAEPRAKTVEVTCGHQLEHNTTIFVPNFIATMEKISQQMRSTGYGTAVTGTGPDINYGLAQCYGDLSLLDCVLCYAEARTVLPKCFPYNGGRIFLDGCFMRSENYSFFDEYAGPGDKAVCGNKTRKNSSFQAAAKQAVLEVVQAAPNSKGYYARGKVDVSGRVNESAYVLANCWKSLNSSSCKACLENASKSVLKCLPSSEGRALNTGCFMRYSNTDFLNKEQNNGRSRGTLIVIVVAVVSAVIVLVVGIAIGVYIRKDRYIQRKRRGSNDAEKLAKTLHRNSLNFKYSTLEKASNSFNEANKLGQGGFGSVYRGVLPDGREIAIKRLYFNNRHRAADFYNEVNIISSVEHKNLVRLLGCSCSGPESLLVYEFLPNKSLDQFIFDRVKGRELNWEKRYDIIIGTAEGLVYLHENSKTRIIHRDIKASNILLDAKLRAKIADFGLARSFQEDKSHISTAIAGTLGYMAPEYLAHGQLTEKADVYSFGVLVLEIVTGRQNNRSKSTEYSDSIVILTWRHFQSGTAEELFDPNLVSDDNNNVNKKDEILRVVHIGLLCTQENPSLRPTMSRALQMLTKKEENLARPSNPPFTDENTMELNDTVDNPFRPLNNATYSSEATMSHSSFYAR